The proteins below come from a single Rosa rugosa chromosome 2, drRosRugo1.1, whole genome shotgun sequence genomic window:
- the LOC133732756 gene encoding uncharacterized protein LOC133732756, whose product MWALSCATSAYPALTFRASVPMATTRSGSPVSVSVPTNHHCYQKDSPFVPEVVEAVDALHSEFRAVDNLVARNTTRVLKAFQNARIGSHHFAGSTGYGHDEAGGREALDQAFAEIVGAESAIVRSQFFSGTHAITCALFAFLRPGDELLAVAGPPYDTLEEVIGKRDSHGMGSLIDFGVKYREVPLAEDGGLDWDALRHALNPETKCALIQRSCGYSWRQSLSVDDIRRAIEIIKMQNPNCLVMVDNCYGEFVESIEPPMVGADLIAGSLIKNPGGTIAPCGGYVAGRERWVKAAAARLSAPGLAVDCGSTPGHTMRAFFQGLFLSPQMVGEAIKGTFLVAEVMASKGYKVQPLPRVPRHDTVQAIQLGNRERLLAFCEAVQRSSPVGSFTKPIAGTTPGYASEVIFADGTFVDGSTSELSCDGPLREPFAVFCQGGSHWTQWGLVLGEVLKAI is encoded by the exons ATGTGGGCCTTATCCTGCGCCACGTCTGCTTATCCTGCGCTCACTTTCAGAGCTTCTGTACCCATGGCCACTACTCGTTCCGGCTCTCCCGTCTCCGTCTCAGTCCCTACCAATCACCATTGTTATCAGAAAGACAGTCCTTTTGTTCCAGAG GTTGTGGAAGCAGTGGATGCCCTGCATTCAGAGTTCAGAGCTGTGGATAATTTGGTAGCACGCAATACCACCCGGGTTCTTAAAGCTTTCCAGAATGCCCGAATTGGATCTCAT CACTTCGCTGGAAGTACTGGCTATGGTCACGATGAAGCTGGGGGACGTGAAGCTCTTGACCAAGCTTTTGCAGAAATTGTAGGCGCTGAATCTGCAATAGTTCGCTCACAG TTTTTCTCAGGAACTCATGCTATAACCTGTGCTCTGTTTGCTTTTCTAAGGCCAGGAGATGAG CTTTTGGCAGTTGCTGGTCCTCCCTATGATACCTTGGAGGAAGTTATTGGAAAGAGAGACTCTCATGGCATGGGATCCTTGATAGACTTTGGAGTGAAATACCGTGAAGTTCCA CTTGCTGAAGATGGTGGCCTTGACTGGGATGCGCTTAGGCATGCTTTGAACCCTGAAACAAAATGTGCACTCATTCAGCGGTCATGTGGTTATTCATGGCGTCAGAGTTTAAGTGTGGATGATATAAGGCGAGCAATTGAGATAATTAAG ATGCAGAATCCTAACTGCCTGGTCATGGTGGATAACTGTTATGGTGAATTTGTGGAAAGCATTGAACCTCCAATGGTG GGTGCAGATTTAATTGCTGGCAGTTTGATAAAAAATCCTGGTGGAACTATAGCCCCATGTGGTGGATATGTTGCAGGAAGAGAAAGATGGGTAAAAGCAGCAGCAGCTCGTCTGTCTGCACCTGGCCTTGCAGTTGATTGTGGCTCAACTCCTGGTCACACTATGAGAGCATTTTTCCAAGGTTTGTTCCTTTCACCTCAAATGGTTGGCGAGGCTATCAAG GGGACTTTCCTAGTAGCTGAAGTTATGGCTTCCAAAGGGTATAAGGTCCAGCCCCTTCCTCGTGTTCCTCGCCATGACACTGTACAG GCCATACAGCTTGGAAATCGTGAGCGTCTTCTTGCTTTCTGTGAGGCTGTGCAGAGGAGCTCCCCAGTCGGTTCATTTACTAAACCAATTGCTGGCACAACTCCTGGATATGCATCAGAG GTGATATTTGCTGATGGAACATTTGTTGATGGGAGTACAAGTGAGCTTTCATGTGATGGACCATTAAGAGAGCCATTCGCTGTATTTTGCCAG GGTGGCTCCCATTGGACTCAGTGGGGACTAGTTCTTGGAGAGGTTTTAAAAGCCATATAA